The following DNA comes from Tunturibacter psychrotolerans.
ATTGCAGGAATCGCCGCGGGGGCAGTAGCGGCAATATTTTCAACGAGATTTCTGGCCAACATGTTGTTTACGATTAAGCCGGACGATCCGCTGACGCTCGGGGGTATCGCGATTCTTCTCGCCGTCGTTGCGCTGATCGGCTGCGCGATCCCGGCTCGCAACGCAATTCGAGTCGACCCGATGAAAGCGTTGCGCACAGAATAAAGGCTGTCGAGGGACACGTCTGTGCGACTGTTTCGCCTCCCGTGACTCACTTGCTCTCTTGCTTAAACTACCGCGCCATCGACGTGCATACCTCTTGTGCCATAATGCAAGCTTGATCCGTGGGATAAGCCGGTAGCGGCAAATGCAAAGCGGCGCTGACGATAGTGCTTGTTGGTATAGTTGAGGATTCCGGAACTGTTTGTACGATGGATCATGTGACCCCGAAGAATGATGACAGTTCCACTTCATCGGGCTATTGTTTCTTCGAATGGCCGCGGTAGATATTCTTCTTCATGAAATAACTCACGCGTTGTCGTAGAGACACGCTGGATCACTGTCGCAGCCCTCACAGATAGCATTTTAAGCCTTGCAGAAAAAGGACCTGTGATGCAGGCAACCAAAAGATCCTTCCACTACCTTTTCGACTCATCTCAGGGATCAACAGATCACTTCATCGCGCGTTGGCTCTTTCTCCGCTCCCTTGGACTGGTCTATTTTTCCGCATTTTTTTCGCTTGTTTATCAGGTGCGCGGCCTCATCGGAGCGCGAGGAATTCTTCCCGCCGCGGAATACATGCAGGCCGCACAGGGTCTCGGAGCTTTGCGTTTCTGGTACGTGCCAACTGTCCTATGGTTCTCCAGCAGCAACCACATGATTGTGGCTCTTTGTTGGACTGGTCTCGCTGCATCCCTGGCCCTTGTGGCCAATCTCTGGCCACGCGCCATGCTCGTGATCTGCTTCTGTTGCTTTTTGTCATTCGTCAGCGTCGCACAGGAGTTTTCAGGCTACCAATCAGACGGCATGTTGCTTGAGGCCGGAGTCCTGTCAATCTTCCTCGCCCCTTCTGGTATTTTCCCCGGGTGGGGAAGGGAACGGCCAGTGATGCGAGCGGCGATGTTTCTATTGTTGTGGGAATGGTTTCGCATCTATTTTCAGTCAGGCGTTATCAAGTTGGAGAGCGGAGATCCCACGTGGCGAAATCTGACGGCGACGTATGAGTACTATCAGAACGGGCCTCTGCCTACATGGATCGGCTGGTATCTTCAACACCTGCCGCATTGGTTCCATATCGCCACAGCCGCACTGACGCTTGCGATGGAACTCGCCCTCGTTTGGTTAGCAGTACTTCCACGCCGATGGAAGACTTTTTGCTTCTTCATCGTGACCTTTTGGCAAATTGGAGTCATCGCGACAGCGAACTATGCCTTTCTGAAATATCTCGTCCTCGCCCTCGCATTCTTTCTTTTGGATGACACATTTTTGTGTAGGCGGAATAGTTTAAGTCACGACGGTCTGAACGCTCCTGCTTCGAGAATCGATAACGCCGCCCATTCAAATGATGAGAATGAGACTTCTGCAAGAACACGTCCGCTGTCCCTCTTCCGCACTGCGATCGCTGCAGTCGTACTTGTCTGGATCTTCTACGCGACCTTAGTTCCTCTTGTGCATATGTTCTGGCGCGGTGCTCCGCTTCCTCTGAAACTCGTAGTTGCACTTGAACCTTTCCGCGTTGCGAACCAATATGGACTATTTGCTGTTATGACCCCACATCGCTACGAGATTGAATTTCAGGGATCCAACGACGGTAAGCAATGGGAGGCTTATCCCTTTCGCTATAAGCCGCAGGACTTGTCCGAACGGCCTCGTGTCTACGCACCTTATCAGCCACGTTTCGATTGGAACCTCTGGTTCGCCTCACTCTGCTTATGGCAACAGAATCTTATTGTTCCACGAACTGAAGAGTTGCTTCTTGAAAACGACCGCGATGCGCTCGAACTTTTCGCCGGTAATCCATTTTGGAATGCACCGCCTCATTTTGTTCGCGCGGTGTTGTGGCAATACTGGTTCAGCACGCCGGAACAGAAGGATACCGAAGGTGTATGGTGGCGGCGTCAGTTCCTTGGCGCCTATGCTCCGACTCTCGCGCGATTACCTGATGGCCATATCCAAGTTATCACTGACTAAATCGAATGACGTCTGCTGAAAACAAGGTCTTCCAATTCCTTGTATTCGGTGCCAAGGAAGCTTGAATCAAGCTCTTTGCAAAGCTTTTGCATCGTTTTATTATTATGAACCATCTAGTTCATTAACAAGTGATTGTTCCGTTGCCCACTCCGAGTGGACGCAATATCGGAGTTGGTGCGAGCGGGACACACCATCATATTGTTTTCGAGGATTCTATGAGCACCCCCCAAAAATCTAAGTTGTTTACTCCTATTCAGATTGGCCCTTTCACTCTGTCGCATCGTGTTGTGATGGCTCCCCTCACCCGCCTACGCTCTGAACAACCTGGTGACATTCCGGGCGACCTGATGGCGAAGATGTATGGGCAACGGGCCTCGGGGCGAGGGCTTATCATCGCTGAAGCGACTACAGTGTCGGTCCTCGGTCGCGGCTATCTTGGTGCGCCTGGCATCTATTCGGATGCACAGGTCGTTGGGTGGAAGAAGGTTACAGAAGCAGTCCACCGAAAGGGCGGACTAATATTTCTTCAGCTCTGGCACGTTGGGCGTCAGTCGCATACTGACATGACCAACGGAGCTGCACCTGTGGCGCCGTCAGTTGTTCCGTTCGAGCAGATTGTTGTGACAGGTGACGGATCGGTACCGGTCTCTCCGCACCGCGCTCTCAAAATTGAAGAGATCCCGGGCATCATCGAAGAATTTCGCAGAGGTGCCGAACGGGCGAAGGCAGCGGGCTTTGACGGCGTCGAAATTCATGGAGCAAATGGTTATCTGCTTGACCAGTTTCTTCAGGATGGTAGCAACAAACGTACCGACGCCTATGGAGGGTCGGTAGATAATCGAGCTCGGCTGCTACTTGAGGTCACAGAAGCAGTTGTGTCTGTGTGGGGGGCAGGCCGTGTCGGCGTTCGTATAGCGCCGAGCGGAACATGGGCTTCCATGTCGGATAGCAACCCAGAGGTCACCTTCGGTTATGTGGCTGAACAACTGAACCGCTTGGATCTGGCGTATCTGCATGTTGTCGAGCCGCGGATCGTAGGCGCAGAAGCTCCTGTGGAGGGTCAACCTCCAGTCGCAGCCGCGCAGTTGCGCAAAATCTTCAAAGGAACAATCCTTGCTGCAGGAGGGTTTGAACCTGAGGGAGCTGCGGATATTGTCGGCAAGGGTGACGCTGATCTGGTCGCATTCGGTCGTCACTTCGCCGCCAACCCGGACTTGCCCAAACGCATCGAGCTCGGACTTCCGCTCAACCCTTATGATCGCAACACCTTCTGGGGCGGAGATCATCGCGGTTATAGTGACTATCCGTTCTACGAGGAACTCGAAAACACGGCTGCTTGATGGATGCGCGAAGCATCTGGAAATCGATTTCGCAGTTGGCTGAAGTGGTTTATTCCCAGTTGATCGACATAATGGCCGATCTTCGGGATGGCGAGTGGTCTGGAGGAGTCTGGCGCACTACACTAGAGGGATGATCCAGACTCCTGCGTCCATCCGGGGGACGTTTTCCGAAATCGCCGCTAAGGTCGTCGAAGGGACGCGCATTGGTCAGGACGACGCGCGTTGGCTTTGGCTCAATGCATCCGACAGCGAGTTGTCCTCGCTTGCTGCAAGTGTGCGCGGGAGGTTTCATGCCCCTGGTTCTTGCACGTATATGGTGATGCGGATCATCAACTATACGAACGTTTGCGTTGCGCAGTGCGATTATTGTGCTTTTTACAAGCTGCCCAGCCAGGACGGAGGGTATGTGCTAAGTCAGGATGCTGTATTCGCAAAACTGGACGAGTTGCTGACGCTAGGCGGGGATTTGGCGGCGTTCAACGGGGGGTTCAATCCGCATCTGCCTCTAAGTTATTACTGCGATTTGTTCACCGCGATCCGTGCTCGATATGGTGACGCGTTGGAGTTCTACGCGTTGACGATTGCTGAGTTCATGTACCTTGCCGACCACGCTAAGCTGAGCTATGCCCAGGCCGCGGAGCGGTTGAAGGATGCTGGGGTGAGATGGATTACCGGAGGTGGTTCGGAGATTCTGACCGAGGATTTTCGTGTGCGGCACTCAAAGTTCAAGTACACAGTCGCACAATACTTCGAAGCACAGCGGGCGATCGTTGACGCGGGTCTGAAGACGACAGCAACGATGGTGATTGGGTTTGACGAGAGCCTGGAGGAGAGGCTTGAGCACCTCGAACGCACCCGTCAGTTTCAGGATGAAACCGGCGGACTGGCGAGTTTTCTCTGTTGGACGTTCAAACCCTACTTCACGCAGATTGGTGGTATCGAAATTACAACTGCGGAATACCTGCGCCATCTTGCCCTTTGTCGGATCTACCTCGACAATATCCCGCGGATTCGGACCTCAGTGCTTACTCAAAATCAACAGGCGCTCGAAGGATTGAACTACGGAGCAGATGACTTTGATCTGCCGATCGAAGATGAGGTGACTCAGAAGGCTGGTGCGACGATCAGCCTAGACTTCGATCGGATATTGGGCTATGCGCGAGAACTCGGATACTCGCCTGCGTATCGGCATGTGTCGTTGGGGAGGCCACCGTGGAACATTGGGCCTTAGCTAATTAAGGATTCTAGAGAGTACGCCGTAACCTCGATGGCTGAGGTACGGCTCCTCAATTAGCGTCCCACAATGATGACTGAGAAAGTGCCGGGGATCGGAGTTGGACGGTACTGTAACTCCTCAGAGACTGCGCTGGTATTCTGTCCGAATTTCGAAGTTACTAGATAGGCCTTTACGTACTTCGGGTCGACGGCCATCGTCCGAGCGCCGGGCTGAGTTTTCACCTGTTGGACTCGGGAGTATTTGAGAGCTGAGTCGCGACGAAAGATGGAGAGTTCTCCAGTGGCGTCGGCAACGAAGAGCAGATTGTGCTGCACGTCGAAGTCGATGTCGCCAGCATTTAGCGGAGCATCTCCGAGGACGACAACCTCACCTGTGTCTGTGCTGACGCTCACCAGTTTGTGGTCCTCGCAGGCGGTAAAGAGTTGATGGCGGCCAGTGTCGACGGCAAGTCCACTAGGTCCAGTGCAGGGCGTCAATTGCCAAGTAGCAGAGACTTTCTTGGCGGCAACGTCAATGCGCGCAATCTCGCCGCTGGCAGGGAGCGTCACGAAAACAGAGCCGGTTCCATCAGAGATTGCTGAACCGGGGCGTCCGGCAAGTGGAACGGTGGCTGTGACCTGATTATTCGCACTATCGATGATGGTCGCGCTATGGCTGTGTGAGTTGAAGGCGACGACCGACTTTGAAGTGGGGTCGAAGACGATGGCATTGGGAACCGCGCCTGTCGGCACAGATGCGACCACTTTGAAGTTGGTGCGGTCAAAGACGCGGACATAACCGGCTGATCCGTCCGTGGGATCGGTGACATAGCCGTACTTGCCGGAGTCGTCCAACGTGAGCTCGCGATTGTTTTTCATTCCTTCGACTTCGCCGAGAAGTTTGCCGCTATCCGTATCGACGACCATCACGCGATCGGTTCGTGGGATATACAGACGATGAGCAGGGGTGTCGAGCACGAGAAAACCCCATCCGCCTTTGCCACCTAGATTCCATTGGTCTTGAACATGAAATTGCGGTAGCACTTTTGGGCTGGCGGCATGGACCACTGGTGCGGAGTAGATATCGAAACTAAGCGCGAGAAGGAGGGCGGAAGAGAGAATCTTTGAGTTAAGTTTCTGCATGTTCTGGAAAAAATTGATCATTATATTTATCCGAGAGTCGTTCGCTGAAAAATAACTTCGACGGCCAGCGTGGCTGACCGTCGAAGGGTTGAAACCAGCCAAAACTGATTGTTATTTGGAAGAGAAATGGAAGTCATCCGTTAGATCGCCGATTGCTGGGCTGTTCGTCGGAACGTAGGGGTTGTTGGCCTTCTGGATCGGGTTCGGCAGGTTGTCGCGGCTGCGGCCAGTGATCGTCGGCAGGCCCCAGTTCTTTTCGATGTACTTCATCAGCGACACGTGATCACCATACTCGTGGGAGACGATGCCGCCCGTGGAGTACTTCGAGACCACAATCAGAGGAATGCGGGTACCGTCGCCGAAGAAGTCAACCGGCTGGATGTAACCCGAGTCATAGTAGCCGCCGCCCTCATCCCAGGTGACGAAGATGGCAGTATCGGCCCAGAGTGCTGGGTTGGCTTTGACTCCATCGATGATCTTCTTGGTGAAGCCCTCAAAGAGGTCGAGTTTGGAAGACGCGGGGTGACCATCGTTGAAGCCGCTGGGCTTGACGATGGAGACTGCCGGTAGGTTACCCGTGTCAATATCCTCATAGAGCTCAGACGTGTCCGCAATATAAGTCTGGCGAGCCGCCTGAGTTCCCATGAACTGGGTCTGATATTGGAACGGGTTGCAGATGTTGCAGTATTCATCGAACGAGTTCGACTCGGTGGGATCGGTTACATATAGATCCCAGTTCTCGCCGAAGTATTTGAAGGGAACATTGTGAGCGACGAGGTCGTCACCGATGCTCTTCTGGCTGGTGGGAGGAATGGTGAAGGGTGAGTACTGCGACGCGAGCGTGCCGTCGCCGTTGTATCCAGGGTTGTAGTTATTGACCAGATAGTAGCTTCCTGCGGCGCAGTTCGCTTTGACTGGACGCGAAAGGGACTGGAGGTAGTTGGTCACAGCCGGAACGCCAGGCTGGCTGATGTCGGCGCAGTTCACGTAGCTGCCACCGCTGTAGCCGTCCTGATCCCACCAATTGTTGGTCCCGGGCTGTGGGTTTGGATTCTCAACCTCGTTTTTCGGTGGAACCGCGGCTGCGCCTTTACCGTTGGTGTAAAAGATGGAGTCGCCGAAGCCGAACATGATGTGGTTCGCACCCGTTCCGCCCATGACGGACTGGTGGAAGTTGTCGCTAATCGTGTAGTCATCTGCAAGCTGTTTGAAGTAGGGAGCGTCACCTTGCGCCACGTTGTAGAAGGCCATAGAAGTCGAACCTTCTTCAGTGGTGGTGTCGTTGAAGTTCTTGGGCTGTGCAGCGCCGTTGCCGCCGGTTCCGATAGTTGTCTCAACCCAGGGGAAGAGGTCATTCAAGCATCCACTGGGGTTGTCCTGAGTCGCGTAGTCAACGTTGCAGTCAGTCTGCTGCCACATCTGGAAGAAGCGGTGCACAGGGCTGTTGGTATAGGCATCGTAAGGCATCTTGGGACCGGTGAGCTGGTAGACGCCCTCACGCAGGGAGGTTGCATCGGCAATGCGGGTGTCGACCTGACCACCTGTAATGCCGGTGGCACCAGTTACGAGGTACTTGTTATAGGCCGGCGCAAGACCTGTGTCGGCAAGCTCCGCAACCTTAAGAGTGGTGAAGGGCGCGCTCGTTGCGCTGGTCGTTTTCGGACCGCCAGCCAAGGAAGGGGGAAGCGTGCTGTAGATGCTCTTTTCCTGGGGGCT
Coding sequences within:
- a CDS encoding lipase maturation factor family protein gives rise to the protein MQATKRSFHYLFDSSQGSTDHFIARWLFLRSLGLVYFSAFFSLVYQVRGLIGARGILPAAEYMQAAQGLGALRFWYVPTVLWFSSSNHMIVALCWTGLAASLALVANLWPRAMLVICFCCFLSFVSVAQEFSGYQSDGMLLEAGVLSIFLAPSGIFPGWGRERPVMRAAMFLLLWEWFRIYFQSGVIKLESGDPTWRNLTATYEYYQNGPLPTWIGWYLQHLPHWFHIATAALTLAMELALVWLAVLPRRWKTFCFFIVTFWQIGVIATANYAFLKYLVLALAFFLLDDTFLCRRNSLSHDGLNAPASRIDNAAHSNDENETSARTRPLSLFRTAIAAVVLVWIFYATLVPLVHMFWRGAPLPLKLVVALEPFRVANQYGLFAVMTPHRYEIEFQGSNDGKQWEAYPFRYKPQDLSERPRVYAPYQPRFDWNLWFASLCLWQQNLIVPRTEELLLENDRDALELFAGNPFWNAPPHFVRAVLWQYWFSTPEQKDTEGVWWRRQFLGAYAPTLARLPDGHIQVITD
- a CDS encoding alkene reductase; translation: MSTPQKSKLFTPIQIGPFTLSHRVVMAPLTRLRSEQPGDIPGDLMAKMYGQRASGRGLIIAEATTVSVLGRGYLGAPGIYSDAQVVGWKKVTEAVHRKGGLIFLQLWHVGRQSHTDMTNGAAPVAPSVVPFEQIVVTGDGSVPVSPHRALKIEEIPGIIEEFRRGAERAKAAGFDGVEIHGANGYLLDQFLQDGSNKRTDAYGGSVDNRARLLLEVTEAVVSVWGAGRVGVRIAPSGTWASMSDSNPEVTFGYVAEQLNRLDLAYLHVVEPRIVGAEAPVEGQPPVAAAQLRKIFKGTILAAGGFEPEGAADIVGKGDADLVAFGRHFAANPDLPKRIELGLPLNPYDRNTFWGGDHRGYSDYPFYEELENTAA
- a CDS encoding alkaline phosphatase family protein, which encodes MKRTVNAPNGTLKCGAMMLIALQVFAGLPQSAYAQTAVPETKTPIKHVIIIIGENRTFDHVYATYKPKAGQTVSNLLSKGIVNANGKPGPNYSLSAQFSAVDSTTADNGKFSNSPQEKSIYSTLPPSLAGGPKTTSATSAPFTTLKVAELADTGLAPAYNKYLVTGATGITGGQVDTRIADATSLREGVYQLTGPKMPYDAYTNSPVHRFFQMWQQTDCNVDYATQDNPSGCLNDLFPWVETTIGTGGNGAAQPKNFNDTTTEEGSTSMAFYNVAQGDAPYFKQLADDYTISDNFHQSVMGGTGANHIMFGFGDSIFYTNGKGAAAVPPKNEVENPNPQPGTNNWWDQDGYSGGSYVNCADISQPGVPAVTNYLQSLSRPVKANCAAGSYYLVNNYNPGYNGDGTLASQYSPFTIPPTSQKSIGDDLVAHNVPFKYFGENWDLYVTDPTESNSFDEYCNICNPFQYQTQFMGTQAARQTYIADTSELYEDIDTGNLPAVSIVKPSGFNDGHPASSKLDLFEGFTKKIIDGVKANPALWADTAIFVTWDEGGGYYDSGYIQPVDFFGDGTRIPLIVVSKYSTGGIVSHEYGDHVSLMKYIEKNWGLPTITGRSRDNLPNPIQKANNPYVPTNSPAIGDLTDDFHFSSK
- a CDS encoding YncE family protein — encoded protein: MINFFQNMQKLNSKILSSALLLALSFDIYSAPVVHAASPKVLPQFHVQDQWNLGGKGGWGFLVLDTPAHRLYIPRTDRVMVVDTDSGKLLGEVEGMKNNRELTLDDSGKYGYVTDPTDGSAGYVRVFDRTNFKVVASVPTGAVPNAIVFDPTSKSVVAFNSHSHSATIIDSANNQVTATVPLAGRPGSAISDGTGSVFVTLPASGEIARIDVAAKKVSATWQLTPCTGPSGLAVDTGRHQLFTACEDHKLVSVSTDTGEVVVLGDAPLNAGDIDFDVQHNLLFVADATGELSIFRRDSALKYSRVQQVKTQPGARTMAVDPKYVKAYLVTSKFGQNTSAVSEELQYRPTPIPGTFSVIIVGR
- a CDS encoding radical SAM protein; the encoded protein is MIQTPASIRGTFSEIAAKVVEGTRIGQDDARWLWLNASDSELSSLAASVRGRFHAPGSCTYMVMRIINYTNVCVAQCDYCAFYKLPSQDGGYVLSQDAVFAKLDELLTLGGDLAAFNGGFNPHLPLSYYCDLFTAIRARYGDALEFYALTIAEFMYLADHAKLSYAQAAERLKDAGVRWITGGGSEILTEDFRVRHSKFKYTVAQYFEAQRAIVDAGLKTTATMVIGFDESLEERLEHLERTRQFQDETGGLASFLCWTFKPYFTQIGGIEITTAEYLRHLALCRIYLDNIPRIRTSVLTQNQQALEGLNYGADDFDLPIEDEVTQKAGATISLDFDRILGYARELGYSPAYRHVSLGRPPWNIGP